The genomic window CATTGACCGCCTTCATGTCGTGGGTGACGGCGGTGCGTGAGGCCCGGAAGGTGATCGATTCGCCGGCATAGATCCGCTTTGTGGGATCGACCGCAATATAGTCCAACAGGTGGACCCCGTACTGCTCCAGAAAGGCGTCGAGATTCGAGGAACTCTCCGGCTCAAGCAGCACAAAAAGGCGACCGCCCCGTTTCAGAAAGGCGTCCAGGGCCTGCAACTCAAAGGGCAGGAAGGGATCTGTGGGGCCGAGCAGGACGACCACCACGGCATCGTCCGGTACGCCGGCGGTGTCGGCCAGCGCGATCTGCTTGGCGACGTAGAACTCATCCGCCATGGCGCCCCGGAGTTTGGTGTAGCCGTCTTCCGGCTGCGGATCGCTGAGATCGCCCTCGCCGTGACCAGTCGTAAAATAGATCATTTTTTCCGCGCTGCGGGTGACGTGCAGCAGGGCCGAGACCACGTCGTTCTCGCCGGAGTGCAGGAAAGACTGGCGGCGGCGTCCGGCCGACTCGAACACAATCGTGCCATACCGCCGCGCGTCGTACTGCTGGGCCGTGGCCGGGCTGCGGTTCATATCGACGATGGTGTGGCGGAAGTGGGGCGACAGGGCGTCCATGCGGCCCAGCATATCGGTCAGAAAGAAATTCTCGGGCCGGTCGGGATGGATGAAGGCGATGGCGTGGACATCCTGCTGCAAGTTTGACACCACGTACTGGGTACGGGGAGCGAGGGTGAACTTCTGTTGCAGGGTCAGGTCAATCCGCCGGTTATAGTGGGCCAGCACCGCCTGGATGGCGATCAGCATGGCCAGAAATCCGACTGTCCCGACAACGAGCTTGAGCACGTTGCGCAGATTGGCATTCATCGGCGTCCCTTCCACTGGCGGGATTCAAGCGACCGGAGGGTCAGGAAACTGAAGAACAGGACGAAGGCGAAAAAGAAGGCGATCTCTTTGGTGTCAATGAATCCCTGGGCAAAGCCCTGAAAATGGGTGACCATGGAGGTCTGGGCCAGCCAGTACAGAAAGCCGTCGCGGGTGGCGCCCTCATTCCAGCTCAGGATCCAGAAGAACAGCAGCGTACACAGCGCGGCAAAACCGGCCACTACCTGGTTGTCGGTCAGCGAGGAGATGAACAGGCCACACGCGATGCAGGCCAGGGCGATGAGGGCGAGTCCGCTATAGCCGGCCAGGACGAGGGTCCAGTTGAACGGCTGCACCCAGTAGACCAGCACGGGATAGACCGCGGTGAAGGACAGCATGAACAGGGTGGCCAGGCTGCAAGCGACGAATTTGCCCAGATACAGCTCGGCGTCCCGCATCGGATAGGTCAGCAGCAACTCGATCGTGCCCAGCCGTTTTTCTTCGGCAAACAGCCGCATGGTCAGGAACGGAATCGCCAGCAGCAGCATCAGACGGATATCGGTAAAAACGAGCTGCCAGAAGTTTTCGATGATGTTGAGGCCGAACCCGAACTGCACGTAGAAGATGAGGTCGGTATAAAAATAATAGCCGCTGACCAGCAGAAAGACGGCGGTGACCAGATAGATGAAGGGCGACAGAAAATACGAGCGGAGTTCTTTGGCGACGACAGCCCGAAAGTTCGTCAGAAAGGTGTGTGCCTGTCCCATGTGTACTCTCTCCTACGCAGGCATTCACTCCGAGCCGGTCGGGCATGCTCTCAGGCCGCTGGACGCTGTTCCTCTGTTGTCAGGCGTACAAATAACTCTTCCAGACCGGCGGTGAGCGGGTTGAGCTCGTGCAGGGACCAGCCCCGGTTGACCACCAGCTCGGCGAGTTCGTGGTTGAGCGTGCGATCCTGGGAGTGGACCAGAAAGAGGTGTCCCGGTTGCTGATCCTCTGCCGGACCGTCTTGCGGAGTGTCTTGGAGGATGACCTCACTCACCCCGGGCAGCGCCCGCAGGGCGGTCTGAATATCCTCGACCGGACCCGCCACCCGCAGCCGAGTCCGGGTAGCGGATTGCAGACGTTGGCTGAGTCCGGCCGGGGTATCCTCGGCCAGAATCTGGCCTTTATCGATAATCACCACCCGGTGGCACACCTGGGCGACCTCGGCCAGGATGTGGCTTGATAATAATACCGTCGTTTTTCCGCCCAGGCTCTTGATCAGCTCCCGCATGTCGATCAGCTGGTGGGGGTCGAGACCGATCGTGGGTTCGTCCAGAATCAAAACCTGCGGCTCACACAGCAGGGCCTGGGCCAGGCCGACCCGTTGGCGGTAGCCCTTCGACAGGGTGCCAATGTGGCGGCGGGCCATATGGCTGAGGCTGCACTCGTCGAGCACGCGCTCGACCTGCCTGCGCCGGTCTGCCCCGCCGGCCGTTTTCACCCGCGCACAGAAGCCCAGAAAGGCGCGGACCGTCATGTCCGGGTACAACACGACGTTTTCGGCCAGATAGCCGAGCTTGCGGCGCATCTCCAGAGACGCGGTTTCCACGTCGTAACCGGCCACCACGACTCGACCCTCGGTCGGCGGGAAGAAGCCGGTCAGGATGCGCATGAGCGTGGTCTTGCCCGAGCCGTTGGGGCCGAGCAGACCGACGATCTCTCCTTCCCGGACATCGAAGGACACCTGGTGGAGAGCCCGAACCTGACCGTAGTATTTGGTGACGTTGTGGACTTCAATCATGCGTGCTTCGTTCAGGCGTCTGGAGCTGCCGCATCCTCCTGGGCTGGAGTGGCGGCGGCTTGGAGTGCGTCCACTCTGGCCCGCAGGTCTTCGACTCTGTTGTCTGCCAATTCCTTCTGGCGGGTCAGCGTATCGACTTTTTCGCTGAGCTTGTTGTTCTGG from Desulfurellaceae bacterium includes these protein-coding regions:
- a CDS encoding ABC transporter ATP-binding protein; its protein translation is MIEVHNVTKYYGQVRALHQVSFDVREGEIVGLLGPNGSGKTTLMRILTGFFPPTEGRVVVAGYDVETASLEMRRKLGYLAENVVLYPDMTVRAFLGFCARVKTAGGADRRRQVERVLDECSLSHMARRHIGTLSKGYRQRVGLAQALLCEPQVLILDEPTIGLDPHQLIDMRELIKSLGGKTTVLLSSHILAEVAQVCHRVVIIDKGQILAEDTPAGLSQRLQSATRTRLRVAGPVEDIQTALRALPGVSEVILQDTPQDGPAEDQQPGHLFLVHSQDRTLNHELAELVVNRGWSLHELNPLTAGLEELFVRLTTEEQRPAA
- a CDS encoding ABC transporter permease subunit, whose protein sequence is MGQAHTFLTNFRAVVAKELRSYFLSPFIYLVTAVFLLVSGYYFYTDLIFYVQFGFGLNIIENFWQLVFTDIRLMLLLAIPFLTMRLFAEEKRLGTIELLLTYPMRDAELYLGKFVACSLATLFMLSFTAVYPVLVYWVQPFNWTLVLAGYSGLALIALACIACGLFISSLTDNQVVAGFAALCTLLFFWILSWNEGATRDGFLYWLAQTSMVTHFQGFAQGFIDTKEIAFFFAFVLFFSFLTLRSLESRQWKGRR
- a CDS encoding GldG family protein; this translates as MNANLRNVLKLVVGTVGFLAMLIAIQAVLAHYNRRIDLTLQQKFTLAPRTQYVVSNLQQDVHAIAFIHPDRPENFFLTDMLGRMDALSPHFRHTIVDMNRSPATAQQYDARRYGTIVFESAGRRRQSFLHSGENDVVSALLHVTRSAEKMIYFTTGHGEGDLSDPQPEDGYTKLRGAMADEFYVAKQIALADTAGVPDDAVVVVLLGPTDPFLPFELQALDAFLKRGGRLFVLLEPESSSNLDAFLEQYGVHLLDYIAVDPTKRIYAGESITFRASRTAVTHDMKAVNAPPIFSLSRVVEVRQDLDNGIRAAPILATSASGFGSAERRISAEQDLRFVPGRDLRGPVPIAGEVILSNGDHQGPPGRIVVFGDVDFAHNGLLEQGGNRDLFINAVNWLADDVGQVG